In one window of Gossypium hirsutum isolate 1008001.06 chromosome A01, Gossypium_hirsutum_v2.1, whole genome shotgun sequence DNA:
- the LOC107916679 gene encoding 3-hydroxybutyryl-CoA dehydrogenase, protein MAEAKSLGVVGSRQMGSGIAQLGAMHGLHVWLLDTDPTALCRANKSISSSLQRFVSKGQISQAACTEALGRLKYTSNIDELRSADFIVEAIVESEDVKKKLFIELDKITKSSAILASNTSSISITRLASATSRPCQVIGMHFMNPPPIMKLVEIVRGADTSDETFHATKALAERFHKTIICSQDYSGFIVNRILMPMINEAFFTLYTGVATKEDIDTGMKLGTNHPMGPLELADFIGLNVCLSIMKVLHAGLGDSKYAPCPRLVQYVDAGRVGRKCGVGVYDYRKGSEPIKASPRL, encoded by the exons ATGGCTGAGGCAAAGAGTTTGGGAGTGGTTGGCAGTCGGCAAATGGGTTCAGGCATAGCTCAGCTGGGTGCCATGCATGGTCTCCATGTTTGGCTACTCGATACAGACCCTACCGCACTTTGCAGAGCCAACAAATCCATCTCTTCTTCCCTTCAACGTTTTGTTTCCAAAGGCCAAATCTCACAG GCTGCTTGTACTGAAGCTTTGGGGCGTCTGAAATATACTTCAAATATAGACGAGCTCCGATCTGCAGATTTCATTGTTGAAGCAATTGTAGAATCAGAAGATGTGAAGAAAAAGTTGTTCATCGAACTCGATAAGATCACAAAGAGTTCAGCCATTTTAGCATCTAATACAAGTTCCATCTCCATTACTCGATTAGCATCCGCAACTAGCAGACCATGCCAG GTCATTGGAATGCATTTCATGAATCCTCCTCCAATAATGAAGTTGGTTGAGATTGTTCGAGGTGCAGACACATCGGATGAAACATTTcatgcgacaaaggcgttggcggAGAG GTTTCATAAGACAATAATATGCTCCCAGGACTATTCAGGCTTTATTGTGAATCGAATCCTTATGCCAATGATAAATGAAGCATTTTTCACACTATATACTGGGGTGGCCACCAAGGAAGATATTGATACAGGGATGAAGTTAGGAACAAATCATCCAATGGGTCCCTTGGAGCTTGCTGATTTCATTGGACTCAATGTGTGTTTATCGATAATGAAAGTTCTACATGCTGGTCTAGGTGACAGTAAATATGCCCCTTGCCCTCGTCTTGTGCAGTATGTCGATGCCGGTCGTGTTGGGAGAAAATGTGGTGTTGGGGTATATGACTACCGTAAGGGGTCTGAACCTATAAAGGCATCTCCCCGACTctaa